Proteins from a single region of Streptomyces sp. HUAS 15-9:
- a CDS encoding winged helix-turn-helix domain-containing protein translates to MTTLPRPATELSADDARRIALRAQGFLGTPDRRAGVRGVLRHLGAVQLDTISVLARSHELIPYARLGAVGRGTVEAAYWTPASTGTRPAQPHAFEYWSHAACILPVEEWPHFAFRRRAYRNRPHWNHELPDGAYDQVVKQLRAEGPLTATELGGAKRTSEWWDWSGTKVAVERALMYGEVVCVERRGWKRVYDLAERAVPDALLHDELDDTECVRRLVRLAGESLGVGTRADIADYHRLKGEQVDGVIADSGLVPVTVAGWGKPAWADPAALETPPRGRHRTTLLSPFDSLIWERARTERIFGFTHRLEAYVPKAKRVYGYFAMPVLSGGRLVGRVDPAREGRTLVARQATLDGAKAVPAVAQALVEAASWVDCTDVRVERVDAPELREPLTRELARLLA, encoded by the coding sequence ATGACGACGCTCCCGCGCCCCGCCACCGAACTCTCCGCGGACGACGCCCGCCGCATCGCCCTGCGGGCCCAGGGCTTCCTCGGCACGCCCGACCGCCGGGCCGGTGTCCGGGGCGTCCTGCGTCATCTCGGCGCGGTCCAGCTCGACACCATCTCGGTCCTCGCCCGCTCCCACGAGCTCATCCCGTACGCCCGCCTGGGCGCCGTGGGCCGCGGGACGGTGGAGGCCGCCTACTGGACGCCCGCGTCCACGGGCACGCGCCCGGCCCAACCGCACGCCTTCGAGTACTGGTCGCACGCGGCGTGCATCCTCCCCGTCGAGGAGTGGCCGCACTTCGCGTTCCGCCGCCGCGCCTACCGCAACCGCCCGCACTGGAACCATGAACTCCCCGACGGCGCCTACGACCAGGTCGTCAAGCAGCTCCGCGCCGAAGGTCCGCTCACCGCCACGGAGTTGGGCGGCGCGAAACGCACCAGCGAGTGGTGGGACTGGTCCGGCACGAAGGTCGCGGTCGAGCGTGCGCTGATGTACGGGGAGGTGGTCTGCGTGGAACGCCGCGGCTGGAAGCGGGTGTACGACCTCGCCGAGCGCGCGGTCCCGGACGCGTTGCTGCACGACGAACTCGACGACACCGAGTGCGTGCGCCGCCTGGTCCGCCTGGCGGGCGAGTCCCTCGGCGTCGGCACGCGCGCGGACATCGCCGACTACCACCGTCTCAAGGGCGAGCAGGTCGACGGGGTGATCGCGGACTCGGGTCTGGTACCGGTCACGGTGGCGGGCTGGGGCAAGCCCGCCTGGGCGGACCCCGCGGCGCTGGAGACCCCTCCGCGCGGCCGCCACCGCACCACGCTGCTGTCCCCTTTCGACTCGCTGATCTGGGAACGGGCGCGCACGGAGCGGATCTTCGGCTTCACCCACCGGCTGGAGGCCTATGTGCCCAAGGCGAAGCGGGTGTACGGCTACTTCGCAATGCCCGTCCTGTCCGGCGGCCGTCTCGTCGGCCGTGTCGACCCGGCACGCGAGGGCCGCACTCTGGTCGCCCGGCAGGCCACCCTGGACGGCGCGAAGGCGGTCCCGGCCGTGGCCCAGGCCCTGGTCGAGGCGGCGAGCTGGGTGGACTGCACGGACGTACGCGTGGAACGGGTGGACGCACCGGAACTGCGCGAGCCCCTCACCAGGGAACTCGCCCGGCTCCTCGCCTGA
- a CDS encoding GNAT family N-acetyltransferase yields MDPVTLTTSRLLLRAPGPQDAEAVYAAAQDPEVQRWISQFPSPYLREHARGFTEQVVPDGWADNAMFTFGLFLPEGELAGMLALTMRALGVGEIGYWAAKEHRGNGYVTEATLAASRWAFTQLSIDRVEWRAEVGNRPSRAVAERAGFTVEGILRSATNNQGVRRDCWVGSLLPSDLGLPSTAPYLPAPARLS; encoded by the coding sequence ATGGACCCCGTCACGCTCACCACCAGCCGTCTTCTGCTGCGCGCGCCCGGCCCTCAGGACGCCGAGGCGGTGTACGCCGCCGCCCAGGACCCCGAGGTCCAGCGGTGGATCTCCCAGTTCCCCTCGCCCTACCTCAGGGAGCACGCGCGCGGCTTCACCGAACAGGTGGTGCCCGACGGCTGGGCGGACAACGCGATGTTCACCTTCGGCCTCTTCCTCCCCGAAGGGGAGCTCGCCGGCATGCTCGCCCTCACCATGCGTGCCCTGGGGGTCGGCGAGATCGGCTACTGGGCGGCCAAGGAGCACCGTGGCAACGGTTATGTGACCGAGGCCACCCTCGCCGCCTCCCGCTGGGCCTTCACCCAGCTGTCCATCGACCGCGTGGAGTGGCGCGCGGAGGTCGGCAACAGACCGTCCCGCGCGGTGGCGGAACGCGCCGGCTTCACCGTCGAGGGCATCCTGCGCTCGGCGACCAACAACCAGGGGGTACGCCGGGACTGCTGGGTGGGCTCGCTGCTCCCGTCGGACCTGGGCCTGCCGTCGACGGCCCCGTATCTGCCGGCGCCGGCGCGTCTGTCGTAG
- the secA gene encoding preprotein translocase subunit SecA, with protein sequence MSVLSKIMRAGEGKILRKLHRIADQVNSIEEDFVDLSDAELRALTDEYKQRYADGESLDDLLPEAFATVREAAKRVLGQRHYDVQMMGGAALHLGYVAEMKTGEGKTLVGTLPAYLNALSGDGVHLITVNDYLAERDSEMMGRVHKFLGLTVGCILANMTPAQRREQYECDITYGTNNEFGFDYLRDNMAWSKDELVQRGHNFAIVDEVDSILVDEARTPLIISGPADQATKWYGDFAKLVTRLKKGEAGNPLKGLEETGDYDVDEKKRTVAIHENGVSKVEDWLGIDNLYESVNTPLVGYLNNAIKAKELFKKDKDYVVIDGEVMIVDEHTGRILAGRRYNEGMHQAIEAKEGVDIKDENQTLATITLQNFFRLYKKLSGMTGTAMTEAAEFHQIYKLGVVPIPTNKPMIRKDQSDLIYRTEVAKFEAVVDDIAEKHEKGQPILVGTTSVEKSEYLSQQLSKRGIQHEVLNAKHHEREAQIVAQAGRKGAVTVATNMAGRGTDIKLGGNPEDLAEAELRQRGLDPEEHIEEWAHALPAALERAELAVKAEKDEVEESGGLYVLGTERHESRRIDNQLRGRSGRQGDPGESRFYLSLGDDLMRLFKAQMVERVMSMANVPDDVPIENKMVTRAIASAQSQVEQQNFETRKNVLKYDEVLNRQREVIYGERRRVLEGEDLHDQIQHFTDDTIDAYVGAETAEGFPEDWDLDRLWGAFKQLYPVKVTIEELEDAAGDRAGLTAEFISESIKDDIHAQYEAREAQLGSEIMRELERRVVLSVLDRKWREHLYEMDYLQEGIGLRAMAQKDPLVEYQREGFDMFSAMMDGIKEESVGYLFNLEVQVEQQVEEVPVEDAQPVAEGVQDAVPAQAGSRPEIRAKGLDAPQRRGLHFSAATVDGEGGLVEGDFAYDDDEPVRSEADGLTRAERRKQAKGGRRRKK encoded by the coding sequence GTGTCCGTCCTCTCGAAGATCATGCGTGCAGGCGAAGGCAAGATCCTGCGCAAGCTGCACCGCATCGCGGACCAGGTCAACTCCATCGAAGAGGACTTCGTCGACCTCTCCGACGCCGAGCTGCGGGCCCTCACCGATGAGTACAAGCAGCGGTACGCAGACGGTGAGAGCCTGGACGACCTGCTCCCCGAGGCGTTCGCCACCGTCCGCGAGGCCGCCAAGCGCGTCCTCGGCCAGCGGCACTACGACGTGCAGATGATGGGTGGCGCCGCCCTCCACCTCGGCTATGTCGCCGAGATGAAGACCGGTGAGGGCAAGACCCTCGTCGGCACCCTCCCCGCCTATCTGAACGCCCTCTCCGGAGACGGCGTCCACCTCATCACGGTCAACGACTACCTGGCCGAGCGCGACTCCGAGATGATGGGCCGCGTCCACAAGTTCCTGGGGCTGACCGTCGGCTGCATCCTGGCCAACATGACGCCGGCCCAGCGCCGCGAGCAGTACGAGTGCGACATCACGTACGGCACGAACAACGAGTTCGGCTTCGACTACCTCCGCGACAACATGGCGTGGTCCAAGGACGAGCTCGTCCAGCGCGGCCACAACTTCGCCATCGTCGACGAGGTCGACTCCATCCTCGTCGACGAGGCCCGTACGCCGCTGATCATCTCCGGCCCGGCCGACCAGGCCACCAAGTGGTACGGCGACTTCGCCAAGCTGGTCACGCGCCTGAAGAAGGGCGAGGCGGGCAACCCGCTCAAGGGCCTCGAGGAGACCGGCGACTACGACGTCGACGAGAAGAAGCGCACCGTCGCCATCCACGAGAACGGTGTCTCCAAGGTCGAGGACTGGCTGGGCATCGACAACCTCTACGAGTCGGTGAACACCCCGCTGGTGGGCTACCTGAACAACGCCATCAAGGCCAAGGAGCTCTTCAAGAAGGACAAGGACTACGTCGTCATCGACGGCGAGGTCATGATCGTCGACGAGCACACCGGCCGTATCCTCGCCGGCCGCCGCTACAACGAGGGCATGCACCAGGCGATCGAGGCGAAGGAAGGGGTGGACATCAAGGACGAGAACCAGACGCTCGCCACGATCACCCTGCAGAACTTCTTCCGCCTCTACAAGAAGCTCTCCGGCATGACCGGTACGGCGATGACCGAGGCCGCCGAGTTCCACCAGATCTACAAGCTCGGCGTGGTCCCGATCCCGACCAACAAGCCGATGATCCGCAAGGACCAGTCGGACCTGATCTACCGCACCGAGGTCGCCAAGTTCGAGGCCGTCGTCGACGACATCGCCGAGAAGCACGAGAAGGGCCAGCCGATCCTGGTCGGCACCACCTCGGTCGAGAAGTCCGAGTACCTCTCGCAGCAGCTCAGCAAGCGCGGCATCCAGCACGAGGTGCTCAACGCCAAGCACCACGAGCGCGAGGCGCAGATCGTTGCCCAGGCCGGCCGCAAGGGCGCCGTCACGGTCGCCACGAACATGGCCGGCCGTGGTACGGACATCAAGCTCGGCGGCAACCCCGAGGACCTCGCCGAGGCCGAGCTGCGCCAGCGCGGTCTCGACCCCGAGGAGCACATCGAGGAGTGGGCCCACGCCCTGCCCGCCGCCCTGGAGCGTGCGGAGCTGGCGGTCAAGGCCGAGAAGGACGAGGTCGAGGAGAGCGGCGGCCTCTACGTGCTGGGCACCGAGCGGCACGAGTCGCGCCGTATCGACAACCAGCTGCGCGGTCGTTCCGGCCGTCAGGGCGACCCGGGCGAGTCCCGTTTCTACCTCTCCCTCGGCGACGACCTGATGCGGCTGTTCAAGGCCCAGATGGTCGAGCGCGTGATGTCCATGGCGAACGTGCCGGACGACGTGCCGATCGAGAACAAGATGGTCACGCGCGCGATCGCCTCCGCCCAGTCGCAGGTCGAGCAGCAGAACTTCGAGACCCGTAAGAACGTCCTGAAGTACGACGAGGTCCTCAACCGCCAGCGCGAGGTCATCTACGGCGAGCGCCGCCGCGTCCTGGAGGGTGAGGACCTGCACGATCAGATCCAGCACTTCACGGACGACACGATCGACGCCTACGTCGGCGCCGAGACCGCCGAGGGCTTCCCGGAGGACTGGGACCTCGACCGTCTGTGGGGCGCGTTCAAGCAGCTCTACCCGGTGAAGGTCACCATCGAGGAGCTGGAGGACGCCGCCGGTGACCGTGCCGGTCTGACCGCGGAGTTCATCTCCGAGTCGATCAAGGACGACATCCACGCGCAGTACGAGGCCCGCGAGGCGCAGCTCGGCTCCGAGATCATGCGCGAGCTGGAGCGCCGGGTCGTGCTGTCGGTCCTCGACCGCAAGTGGCGCGAGCACCTCTACGAGATGGACTACCTCCAGGAGGGCATCGGCCTGCGCGCGATGGCCCAGAAGGACCCGCTGGTCGAGTACCAGCGCGAGGGCTTCGACATGTTCTCCGCGATGATGGACGGCATCAAGGAGGAGTCCGTCGGCTACCTGTTCAACCTGGAGGTCCAGGTCGAGCAGCAGGTCGAGGAGGTCCCCGTCGAGGACGCCCAGCCGGTGGCCGAGGGCGTCCAGGACGCGGTCCCGGCCCAGGCGGGCTCCCGCCCGGAGATCCGGGCCAAGGGCCTGGACGCGCCGCAGCGCCGCGGACTGCACTTCTCCGCCGCGACCGTGGACGGTGAGGGCGGCCTCGTCGAGGGCGACTTCGCCTATGACGACGACGAGCCGGTGCGCTCCGAGGCGGACGGCCTCACGCGCGCGGAGCGCCGCAAGCAGGCCAAGGGCGGCCGTCGCCGCAAGAAGTGA
- a CDS encoding response regulator, with product MADSFGPMRNGDADEGVVGMGPDAGTPRKEPIRVLVVDDHALFRRGLEIVLAAEEDIQVVGEAGDGAEAVDKAADLLPDIVLMDVRMPKRGGIEACTSIKEVAPSAKIIMLTISDEEADLYDAIKAGATGYLLKEISTDEVATAIRAVADGQSQISPSMASKLLTEFKSMIQRTDERRLVPAPRLTDRELEVLKLVATGMNNRDIAKELFISENTVKNHVRNILEKLQLHSRMEAVVYAMREKILEIR from the coding sequence ATGGCGGACAGCTTCGGACCGATGCGGAACGGGGATGCCGACGAAGGCGTCGTCGGCATGGGCCCGGACGCGGGCACTCCACGCAAGGAGCCGATCAGAGTCCTTGTCGTGGACGACCACGCCCTCTTCCGCCGCGGCCTGGAGATCGTGCTCGCCGCCGAGGAGGACATCCAGGTCGTCGGCGAGGCGGGCGACGGCGCCGAGGCCGTGGACAAGGCGGCCGACCTGCTGCCCGACATCGTCCTGATGGACGTACGGATGCCCAAGCGCGGCGGGATCGAGGCGTGCACCTCCATCAAGGAGGTCGCCCCCAGCGCCAAGATCATCATGCTGACGATCAGCGATGAAGAGGCCGACCTCTACGACGCGATCAAGGCGGGCGCGACCGGCTATCTCCTCAAGGAGATCTCGACGGACGAGGTGGCCACCGCCATTCGCGCGGTCGCCGACGGGCAGTCGCAGATCAGCCCGTCGATGGCCTCGAAACTGCTCACCGAGTTCAAGTCGATGATCCAGCGGACGGACGAGCGCAGGCTCGTGCCCGCACCCCGGCTGACGGACCGTGAGCTGGAGGTGCTCAAGCTGGTCGCGACGGGAATGAACAACCGTGACATCGCGAAGGAGTTGTTCATCTCCGAGAACACGGTGAAGAACCACGTCCGCAACATCCTGGAGAAGCTGCAACTGCACTCCAGGATGGAGGCGGTGGTGTACGCGATGCGGGAGAAGATCCTCGAAATCCGGTAG
- a CDS encoding ComF family protein, whose product MRGWWQDLTDLVLPAECGGCGTPRTVLCQECRAALSGDAPCRVRPGPEPSGLPAVHAAAPYADAVRAALLAHKERGALALAGPLGAALAGAVRAGLHAARSGAGGALTGHAGVLTGRCGIPTEGGGGPAGKQAERDGSAQGVPVGARRVRVVSFWGGGAPVGHGDVPVLLVPVPSARWAVRARGHDPVRRIALAAASELRRSGTPARVATVLRQRRAVADQSGLDTRQRLRNLAGALEVAPGGARLLLGGRVVLVDDLMTTGASLTEAARAVREAVDRNGGTTAVYARAAREGREEQTVGSREESAMRSHGAVGMARANTVGQPICAAVVAAPPDSFEINRN is encoded by the coding sequence ATGCGGGGGTGGTGGCAGGACCTCACGGACCTGGTGCTGCCGGCCGAGTGCGGAGGCTGTGGGACGCCTCGCACGGTGCTCTGCCAGGAGTGCCGTGCCGCCCTGAGCGGGGACGCACCGTGCCGGGTGCGACCGGGGCCCGAGCCGTCCGGGCTCCCGGCGGTGCATGCGGCGGCGCCGTACGCGGACGCGGTGCGGGCGGCGCTCCTCGCCCACAAGGAGCGGGGAGCTCTGGCACTCGCAGGCCCCCTGGGCGCGGCTCTGGCGGGAGCTGTGCGAGCGGGGCTCCACGCGGCCCGGTCGGGGGCCGGCGGGGCGCTGACGGGGCATGCCGGGGTCCTGACAGGGCGCTGCGGCATCCCCACGGAGGGCGGCGGCGGTCCGGCGGGAAAACAGGCGGAGCGCGACGGTTCGGCACAGGGTGTTCCTGTGGGTGCACGCCGGGTGCGGGTCGTGTCGTTCTGGGGCGGCGGTGCACCGGTCGGGCATGGTGACGTGCCTGTGCTGCTCGTGCCGGTGCCGTCCGCGCGCTGGGCCGTGCGGGCCCGGGGTCATGATCCGGTACGGCGGATCGCGCTCGCGGCCGCAAGCGAGCTGAGACGGAGCGGGACGCCGGCCCGGGTGGCGACGGTGCTGCGGCAACGGCGTGCCGTGGCCGACCAGTCGGGGCTCGACACCCGGCAGCGGCTGCGTAATCTCGCGGGCGCCCTGGAGGTGGCCCCGGGCGGCGCACGGCTGCTCCTCGGCGGCCGGGTGGTGCTTGTCGACGACCTGATGACGACGGGCGCATCCCTGACGGAGGCGGCGCGGGCCGTCCGGGAGGCGGTCGACCGCAATGGCGGAACAACGGCCGTGTACGCGCGTGCAGCTCGGGAAGGAAGGGAGGAACAGACGGTGGGATCAAGGGAAGAGAGTGCGATGCGGAGCCACGGCGCGGTGGGAATGGCACGGGCGAACACCGTCGGGCAGCCGATCTGCGCGGCTGTGGTCGCAGCGCCGCCGGATTCCTTCGAAATAAACCGGAACTGA
- a CDS encoding Rv3235 family protein, producing the protein MNKVMTRTAKPRPGTRPPSRRDPRRPGGTAPRTPVSGAARGPRAPGTTDMAPATGTGGTTPATAPGSRPASAPRPTDLFADRLLAVLSGQRPVHWMLRHTAGRAYDELAHLAERGPLRTRGARPVVRDIGYYVPRTGAIEAFARIGAGDRLRAMAFRLEQGPDLRWRCTAVELGGPRTPRTDDD; encoded by the coding sequence ATGAACAAGGTCATGACCAGGACAGCCAAGCCCCGCCCGGGCACCCGCCCACCGAGCCGCCGCGACCCCCGACGCCCCGGCGGCACGGCCCCCAGGACACCGGTCAGCGGGGCTGCACGCGGCCCCCGGGCTCCGGGGACGACCGATATGGCCCCGGCCACCGGGACGGGCGGTACGACGCCCGCCACAGCGCCCGGGTCCAGGCCCGCCAGTGCTCCCCGCCCCACCGACCTCTTCGCCGACCGCCTGCTCGCCGTCCTGAGCGGCCAGCGCCCCGTCCACTGGATGCTCCGGCACACCGCCGGCCGCGCCTACGACGAACTCGCCCACCTCGCCGAACGCGGCCCCCTGCGCACGCGCGGGGCCCGCCCGGTCGTCCGCGACATCGGGTACTACGTCCCGCGGACCGGCGCCATCGAGGCCTTCGCCCGCATCGGCGCCGGCGACCGGCTCCGCGCCATGGCCTTCCGCCTGGAACAGGGCCCGGACCTCCGCTGGCGGTGCACCGCGGTGGAACTGGGAGGCCCACGCACCCCACGGACGGACGACGACTAG
- a CDS encoding LpqB family beta-propeller domain-containing protein, whose product MGADREGGARRRPVRAVAYAACGAVVLAGCASMPDSGDLRDVESTPRQDTQVRVFAMPPQDNAAPGEIVQGFLEALTSDDPHYDTARKYLTAGAARKWKPEQSTTVLANGPSTDPDHPAVGGEDTNNVTYTLAGSRVATVDAQQAYSPAAGPYNRKVHLTQDAKTKQWRIDALPEGVVMGKSDFQRNYTSVNKYYFASNTSDVSTGRLAAVADPVFVRKRVDPMTQMVRSLLDGPTSWLGPVVRSSFPTGTALKKGASSLTPDDQNKLTVPLNDKASRVGSTQCSEMATQLLFTLQNLSPTVDSVELQGADGKRLCDLGRGGAVAWRGSEKRPEYLYFLDSKHRLVRIASTSTTAVPVPGALGQGDRGLRSVAVSRDEHSAAGVALDGKSLYVTSLASGGSLGDPVVQSHGATADDRLTTPSWDDVGDLWVADRNPADPRLLLIEEGAGQPVEVRTPELPGRIKDVRVAADGVRIALVVEKDRKQSLLIGRIERDEKSGQKPVVSVLELRSATPGLEEVTAMSWAGDGRLVVVGREQGGVLQLRYIQVDGSTPDGLVPSALPGVKAIAASEDDRAPLVAYSDDGIVRLPSGGQWQTVVKEGSAPVYPG is encoded by the coding sequence GTGGGCGCTGACCGCGAGGGAGGCGCCCGGCGCCGTCCGGTGCGTGCGGTGGCGTACGCCGCCTGCGGTGCCGTCGTGCTGGCGGGGTGCGCCTCCATGCCCGACAGCGGCGACCTGCGGGACGTCGAGTCCACGCCGCGCCAGGACACGCAGGTGCGTGTCTTCGCCATGCCGCCCCAGGACAACGCTGCGCCCGGGGAGATCGTGCAGGGCTTCCTGGAGGCTCTGACCAGCGACGATCCGCACTACGACACGGCGCGCAAGTATCTGACCGCCGGTGCCGCGCGCAAGTGGAAGCCCGAGCAGTCCACCACGGTGCTCGCCAACGGGCCGAGCACCGATCCGGACCACCCGGCGGTCGGCGGGGAGGACACCAACAACGTCACCTACACACTGGCGGGGAGCAGGGTCGCCACCGTCGACGCGCAGCAGGCGTACTCGCCCGCCGCCGGGCCCTACAACAGGAAGGTGCACCTCACCCAGGACGCCAAGACCAAGCAGTGGCGCATCGACGCGCTGCCGGAGGGCGTCGTCATGGGCAAGTCCGACTTCCAGCGGAACTACACGTCCGTCAACAAGTACTACTTCGCGTCCAACACCTCGGACGTGTCGACCGGCCGGCTGGCGGCCGTCGCCGACCCGGTCTTCGTGCGCAAGCGCGTGGACCCGATGACGCAGATGGTGCGCTCGCTGCTCGACGGGCCCACGAGCTGGCTCGGGCCCGTGGTCAGGTCGAGTTTTCCGACCGGTACGGCGCTGAAGAAGGGCGCCAGCTCGCTGACGCCCGACGACCAGAACAAGCTGACAGTGCCGTTGAACGACAAGGCCTCCCGGGTCGGGTCGACCCAGTGCAGCGAGATGGCGACCCAGCTGCTGTTCACGCTGCAGAACCTGTCGCCCACGGTGGACTCGGTGGAACTGCAGGGTGCCGACGGCAAGAGACTGTGCGACCTCGGCCGCGGCGGCGCCGTCGCCTGGCGTGGCTCCGAGAAGCGCCCCGAGTACCTGTACTTCCTCGACAGCAAGCACCGGCTGGTGCGGATAGCCAGCACCAGCACCACCGCCGTTCCGGTACCCGGCGCGCTGGGTCAGGGCGACAGGGGACTGCGGTCGGTGGCGGTCTCGCGCGACGAGCACTCTGCGGCCGGGGTCGCTCTGGACGGCAAGTCGCTGTACGTCACGTCGCTCGCGTCGGGCGGTTCGCTCGGGGATCCCGTCGTCCAGAGCCACGGCGCCACCGCCGACGACCGGCTGACGACGCCCAGCTGGGACGACGTCGGCGACCTCTGGGTGGCCGACCGCAACCCCGCCGATCCCCGGCTGCTCCTGATCGAGGAGGGGGCCGGCCAGCCGGTGGAGGTGCGGACCCCGGAGCTGCCCGGACGCATCAAGGATGTGCGGGTGGCCGCCGACGGGGTGCGGATAGCGCTCGTCGTGGAAAAGGACCGCAAGCAGTCCCTGCTCATCGGGAGGATCGAGCGGGACGAGAAGTCCGGGCAGAAGCCGGTGGTCTCGGTTCTCGAACTGCGCTCCGCGACGCCCGGGTTGGAAGAGGTCACGGCCATGTCGTGGGCCGGGGACGGCCGGCTCGTCGTGGTCGGGCGTGAGCAGGGGGGCGTGCTGCAGCTGCGGTACATCCAGGTCGACGGCTCCACGCCGGACGGTCTGGTGCCCTCGGCCCTGCCGGGAGTCAAGGCGATCGCCGCGTCCGAGGACGACCGGGCTCCGCTCGTGGCGTATTCGGACGACGGGATCGTACGGCTGCCGTCCGGAGGGCAGTGGCAGACGGTCGTCAAGGAAGGGTCGGCGCCGGTCTATCCGGGCTGA
- the hpf gene encoding ribosome hibernation-promoting factor, HPF/YfiA family: MDIVVKGRKTEVPERFRKHVAEKLKLEKIQKLDGKVISLDVEVSKEPNPRQADRCDRVEITLRSRGPVIRAEAAASDPYAALDLAAEKLDARLRKQHDKRFSRRGARRISAAEVPDHVPGAATLNGNGHPVHEEDSDGVPTKKIGSLEVKGEGPLIVREKTHVASPMTLDQALYEMELVGHDFYLFVDSETKEPSVVYRRHAYDYGVIHLSTDPMVAQAQPPAAGGTLGG; this comes from the coding sequence GTGGACATCGTCGTCAAGGGCCGCAAGACCGAGGTGCCCGAGCGGTTCCGCAAGCACGTGGCCGAGAAGCTGAAGCTGGAGAAGATCCAGAAGCTCGATGGCAAGGTGATCAGCCTCGACGTGGAGGTGTCCAAGGAGCCCAACCCCCGGCAGGCCGACCGGTGCGACCGAGTGGAGATCACGCTCCGCTCCCGCGGTCCGGTGATCCGGGCGGAGGCAGCGGCCAGCGATCCGTATGCGGCACTCGACCTGGCGGCGGAGAAGCTGGACGCCCGGCTGCGCAAGCAGCACGACAAGCGTTTCTCGCGGCGCGGCGCACGCCGAATCTCGGCCGCGGAGGTTCCCGACCACGTCCCGGGCGCGGCGACGCTCAACGGGAACGGCCACCCCGTCCACGAGGAAGACAGCGACGGAGTGCCCACCAAGAAGATCGGCTCGCTGGAAGTGAAGGGCGAAGGCCCCCTCATCGTCCGCGAGAAGACCCACGTCGCCTCCCCGATGACCCTCGACCAGGCCCTCTACGAGATGGAACTGGTCGGACACGACTTCTATCTGTTCGTCGACTCCGAGACCAAGGAACCGAGCGTCGTCTACCGGCGGCACGCCTACGACTACGGTGTCATCCACCTCAGCACGGACCCGATGGTCGCCCAGGCGCAACCCCCCGCGGCAGGCGGCACACTGGGCGGCTGA
- a CDS encoding DUF6912 family protein, producing MRVYVPLTLPGLAEAYKTGELGAGPFVAYAVTPALREWYLSDDIEELEYAALSRAALASLRLLAADPEAARRRVVVAVDVADSAATADPDRGSAPAALGEVRVAGAVRLAKAAAVHVDADDAEEDVAAAAGALEAADGGDDDAQFVVDEAEDHELLWYATQEIPHLVGLV from the coding sequence ATGCGCGTCTACGTCCCCCTGACCCTCCCCGGTCTCGCCGAGGCGTACAAGACGGGCGAACTCGGGGCCGGTCCGTTCGTCGCGTACGCCGTCACACCCGCGCTGCGCGAGTGGTACCTCTCGGACGACATCGAGGAACTCGAGTACGCGGCGCTGAGCCGGGCCGCACTGGCCTCGCTGCGGCTGCTGGCGGCGGACCCGGAAGCGGCACGGCGCCGGGTCGTGGTCGCCGTCGACGTGGCTGACTCGGCGGCCACGGCGGACCCGGATCGCGGGTCGGCGCCGGCGGCGCTGGGCGAGGTACGGGTGGCCGGGGCGGTGCGGCTGGCCAAGGCGGCCGCGGTGCACGTCGACGCGGACGACGCCGAGGAGGACGTGGCCGCCGCGGCGGGGGCGCTGGAAGCGGCGGACGGCGGGGACGACGACGCCCAGTTCGTGGTGGACGAGGCCGAGGACCACGAGCTGCTGTGGTACGCGACACAGGAGATCCCCCACCTGGTCGGGCTCGTCTGA